In a genomic window of Zonotrichia albicollis isolate bZonAlb1 chromosome 7, bZonAlb1.hap1, whole genome shotgun sequence:
- the LOC141729485 gene encoding high affinity immunoglobulin gamma Fc receptor I-like, with translation MAGDTRMARKVALLLWAQTLGLIGAQTTQLLVEPRWRPAVLWDRVTLTCQGSGTAGATTWYKDGQRWGQQGLDHFTVTESGTYTCDRPGTGHSPPVTVSKARLVLQVPAQELLEGDMVTLRCRRWENMLVTGVLFYHGDKEVERSLNGTELSLSPLQLNHSGRYSCRGQVDSKVAPWAHSASVTVTVHELFSVPVLEGPPYLTVGSPLTLSCLSTPSPLRPRAPLLHVFYRDRQVVGGPQGSPQLLVPTVGVSHSGNYSCQVQSEGGAVRKSSSQLHITVHSE, from the exons atggctggggacaccaggatggcCAGGAaggtggcactgctcctgtggg cccagacccttgGCCTCATTG gtgcccagaccacccaacTCCTGGTGGAGCCCCGCTGGaggccagcagtgctgtgggaccgggtgacactgacctgtcAGGGCTCGGGCACTGccggtgccaccacctggtacaaggacgggcagcgctgggggcagcagggactggaCCACTTCACTGTCACCGAGAGTGGCACCTACACGTGTGACAGACCCggcactgggcacagcccccCTGTGACCGTCTCAAAAG CCCgactggtgctgcaggtgccggcGCAAGAGCTACTGGAGGGGGACATggtgacactgcgctgccggCGCTGGGAGAACATGTTGGTCACTGGGGTGCTATTCTACCATGGGGACAAGGAGGTGGAGAGGTCCCTCAATGGgaccgagctgtccctgtcccctctgcagctgaaccacagtGGCCGCTACAGCTGCAGGGGCCAAGTGGACTCCAAGGTGGCACCGTGGGCACACTCGGcttcagtgacagtgacagtgcacg agctcttctcAGTGCCGGTGCTGGAGGGTCCCCCTTATCTTACTGTGGGATcccccctgactctcagctgcctcagcacccccagccccctgcggccccgagcccccctccTGCACGTGTTCTACCGGGACAggcaggtggtggggggcccACAGGGGTCCCCACAGCTGTTGGTGCCCaccgtgggggtctcccactcggggaattacagctgccaggtgcaaTCCGAGGGGGGGGCCGTGCGgaagagcagctcccagctccacaTCACGGTGCACAGTGAGTga